The Gammaproteobacteria bacterium genome window below encodes:
- a CDS encoding DUF3450 domain-containing protein, producing the protein MTRCRYLVGVVLLGLIFPVSAFAQINQLIAQGEARANEGAQAQQRIENLADQANELLSEYRTVLKVVDGLNVYNGLLQRQIDNQEREKTVLTDSIDKVSLIERQIVPLMISMIDSLDEFVRLDVPFLLEERTERIEKLRVLMERSDVTAAEQLRRVMEAFQIENEFGRTIEAYKGTVVVDGKAREADFLRVGRISLMYQTIGGDQTGAYNKESRQFEEVSPALYKAQLTNGLRIARKQKAPDMLIVPVPAPVAGGSK; encoded by the coding sequence ATGACTAGATGTCGTTATCTGGTGGGGGTTGTATTACTGGGTTTGATATTCCCGGTATCGGCATTCGCACAGATCAATCAGCTCATCGCGCAGGGTGAGGCGCGTGCTAATGAAGGTGCCCAGGCTCAGCAGCGAATAGAGAATCTCGCTGATCAGGCCAACGAACTGCTTAGTGAATACCGTACGGTGCTCAAAGTGGTCGACGGTCTGAATGTTTACAACGGTCTCCTGCAGCGGCAGATCGACAACCAGGAGCGCGAGAAAACCGTTCTTACCGACTCGATCGACAAAGTCTCGCTGATCGAGCGGCAAATTGTCCCGTTGATGATCAGCATGATCGATTCACTCGATGAGTTCGTCAGGCTCGACGTGCCCTTTCTGCTGGAAGAAAGAACCGAGCGCATCGAGAAACTTCGCGTGCTGATGGAGCGGTCGGATGTAACTGCCGCCGAACAGCTGCGTCGTGTCATGGAAGCCTTCCAGATCGAAAACGAGTTTGGTCGCACCATCGAGGCCTACAAAGGAACGGTGGTCGTCGACGGCAAAGCGCGCGAGGCAGACTTCCTGCGTGTAGGCCGAATCTCGTTGATGTACCAGACGATCGGCGGCGATCAGACGGGTGCCTACAACAAGGAAAGCAGGCAATTCGAAGAAGTGTCACCGGCCCTGTATAAGGCCCAGTTGACCAACGGGCTGCGTATCGCCCGTAAGCAGAAGGCGCCGGATATGCTAATCGTTCCGGTCCCGGCACCTGTGGCGGGAGGCAGCAAATGA